A region of the Romboutsia hominis genome:
TTTTTACAGCTTTTTTCCAGGTTTTATATAATTTCTCCTTTTTGCATTTATCCATTTTAGGAGTAAACTCTTTATCAACTCCCCACTTAACCTTTATATCATTCTTACTTTTATAAAATCCTACCGAAAGTCCTGCCAGATAAGCAGCTCCTAGTGCTGTTGTTTCTATAACCTTTGGTCTATCTATATTTACATCTAATATATCTGATTGAAATTGCATTAAAAAATTATTGCTACTTGCTCCTCCATCTACCTTTAAAAACTTAAGATTTATATTTGAATCTTGTTCCATAGCATTTAATACATCTTTAGTTTGATATGCTATAGATTCTAAAGTAGCTCTTATTATATGTTCTTTTTTAGCTCCTCTACTTAAACCTACAATGGTTCCTCTAGCATACATATCCCAGTAAGGTGCTCCAAGACCTGTAAATGCCGGAACAACATATACTCCATTGGTATCATCAACCTTTGATGCATAACTTTCACTATCCTTAGCTTCTTTTATCATTCTTAATTCATCTCTAAGCCACTGAATAGAGGCACCTCCCATAAATATACTTCCCTCTAATGCATAAGTAATTTTATTGTCTATCCCCCAAGCTATAGTTGTTATTAAACCATTTCTAGATTTAACTATTTCTTCACCTATGTTCATAAGTAAAAAACAACCTGTACCATAAGTATTTTTTGCACTTCCCTTTTCAAAACATGTTTGTCCAAACAACGCAGCTTGTTGATCCCCTGCACATCCTGATATTGGAATTTCTGCACCTGCCATCATCATAGAATCAGTGTGTCCATATACATAACTAGATGGGTATACATTTGGGAGCATTGATTTTGGTATATCAAGTTCTTTTAATATATCTTCATCCCACTTTAGCTCTTTTATATTATACATCATAGTTCTCGATGCATTAGAGTAATCTGTAGCATGAACTTTTCCCCTAGTTAAATTCCATATAAGCCAAGTGTCAACAGTTCCAAATAGTAATTCACCATTATTTGCTTTTTTTCTCGCGCCTTCTACATTGTCTAATATCCATTTTACTTTAGTAGCTGAAAAATAAGCATCTATTAAAAGACCTGTTTTATCTTTTATTATTTCTTCTAATCCTTTGTCTTTTAATTCTTTACATATATCTGATGTTCTTCTACACTGCCAAACTATTGCATTATATATAGGTTTTCCTGTATTTTTATCCCATACTATAGTAGTTTCTCTTTGATTAGTTATTCCTATTGCAGCAATTTCTTCCGGTCTTATACCCTTAGTTTCTATTACTTCTCTCATTACCCCACTTTGAGTTCCCCATATTTCCATAGGATCATGTTCTACCCATCCAGATTGTTTATATATTTGAGTAAATTCTTTTTGCGATTTACTTACTATTTCTCCATTTTCATCAAACAATATAGCTCTTGAACTTGTTGTGCCTTGATCTAGAGATATTATATATTTCTTTTCCATATTAATCTCCTTACTTTATTAATGAATATATACATATATATTACCACAATAAACAAAATAGCTAAATTATATTATTAAAGAATGAGATTATGTTAATTTATACTACTATATATATTTATCAAGTTTTTATAACTCATTTATTTCCTTTTTTTTAATTATATGATAAAATAATTAATATATTTTGCTTTGCTTGAATATAAATTTTAATAACAAACTTGTACATAATATAAATGTAATGACCTTTAAGTTTCAAGCATGACATCGTTATTATATCTAATATTAATTAAATTAGGAGGATTAATATGGGCTTAAAAGACAAATTCGCAGAATCATTTGCTAGATCAAAAACAATGACTGGCCCTGAAAAAAGAGCTAATGAAATAATGGGCAAACTACTTATGAAAAAAGCTATAATTCCTATTGTTTTAATGGTTATCATTATGATAGTTGGTATGGTTGCTAAGATAAATGGTTGGGCTATACTTGCAGTTAACTTATTAGTTGCTCTTGGGACTTACTTCTACATAAAAAAAGCTGGGGAAAAATATCAAAACTTCAAGCCTTATGTTGGTAACTTAATCAGTCTAGAGAAAAAAGGTAAAAATGAGTACGTAGCTATAATAAAACAAGGTAAAATGCCAGTAAAATTAGAAATAAACTATGGTGGAGAAGACCTTGCTGGACTTAAGAAAAATCAATTAGTTCAAGTTAGTTACAATCCTGATGCTAAAATAGCTATAGTTGTAACTAAGTAATAAAAAAGTCTTCGTTAGAAGACTTTTTTATTTATTATAAACATATTTCTTATATATTTTAAGTGCTTTAGCTAATTGATCAGGGCAAGATGTTCCTCTATTCTTACATGGTATATCTTCAAGATTTTTTATTATATCATCAATATCTTTACCTTCAACTAGATGCTTTATTCCTATAGTATTTCCACTACATCCACCCTCGAAAACTACGTCTTTTAATATATTCCCTTCAATATCCATTAATATAGACTTTGAACATACACCTTTAGTATAATATCTATACATACTTATCCCACCTTAATATATTTTATAAATTAATTTCTTAATTAATATATATACTAATTAAACAATAAATATTTCATATATTTTTTTTATATAGATATAATAATGGTAGTATTTGATTAATTTGTATGCTTTAATTTATTTATAGATTGAATTTGAAAGGATGTGTTTATTATTTCAAAAGAATTTCTTGATAAATATTTTAAATTTTTATTCTTATTTTTTTGGCCTATAGTTTGGTACGACTATGTTTCTATTGCTGCTATGAGGATTGAAATATTTATGTTTCTATTATTTTTAACAGCATCTATAGTTTATATAATAATGATTCTAAAATCTATTAATAAAATAGAAGATATAGATGTATTATATAGAATAACTACAATCTTAGCATTTATACTATTTTTATGTAGCTATTTATTATTCTCTAAAAACAGAATATTACTTATTTTTAAACTAATATTTTTATTTATATACTTTTATGTTTCTTGCATAAAAAATTTTAAATACAATGAAAATGAAGGTGTCGTTGGAATGCTATCATCACTTTTACTTATAACTATTACTTTTTCATATTAATACATATTTAGTATAAAATTTGGAAATGTTAGACATATAAGTTTTTTTCTGATATCATTTAAATTGAAAGTAATATTAATTATAAACTTACATAAAGGAGTAACAATTATGGAAAGAAAAGTTTTAGCAACAATTGGAGAAAAAGAAATCACTAACTACGATGTTGAGAGTGCTCTACAAAGCTTAGAACCATATCAAGCTATGCACTTTAATAGTGAGCAAGGTAAAAAGCAATTATTAGATGATTTAGTTAACCAAGAATTATTCTATATGGAAGCTAAAGAAAATGAATTACATAACGATGAAGAGTTTAAAAAAGAATTACAAAGAGTTCAAGAAAATATGTTAAAGCAATATGCTATAAACAAAGTATTAACTAGTATATCTTTAACTGAAGAAGAAAAGAAGGCTTTCTTTGATGCTAATAAAGATAAATTCCATAAGCCAGAAACAGCTACTGCTAAGCACATATTAGTTGAAACTGAAGAACAAGCTAATGATTTATTAAATAAAATAAAAGCTAATGAAGTATCTTTTGAAGATGCAGCATCAGAACATTCTACTTGCCCTTCTAAAGAAGCTGGTGGAAACTTAGGATCATTCCCTAGAGGACAAATGGTTCCAGAATTTGAAGAAGCAGTATTCAATATGGAAAAAGGTGAAGTAGCAGGACCTGTTAAAACTCAATTTGGATACCACTTAATAAAATTAGAAGATTTAAATAAAGGTGGAGAATCTGAATATGAAGAAGTTAAAAATGAAATAGAAAGAACTTTAATGTATCAAAAGCAAACAGAAGTTTATTCTAAAAAATTAAATGACCTTAGATCTAAATATGGAAATATGATCAAGTTAAATGACTAAAAATAAGACCTAGTATATACTAGGTCTTATCTTATTCTTTTAATTTATTGTAACAATACTCTATAATGTCTTTTCTTTTTATTATACCAATAAAAATTTCTTGATCGTCTATAACAGGAACAAAGTTCTGATTCATAGATTTTGAAATTAAATCTTCTATATTAGCGTTAACATCAACAGGAGAATTGTCTTTTCTTCTATTTACTTCTTTGATAGGAATATCCTCTACTCCCTTTAAATCTAGCGAAAATTTATTTTTTAATGTCCACAATAAATCTCCTTCTGTTATAGTCCCAACATACTTCCCCTCATCATTAATTATGGGAATAGATGAATATCTATGATATTCCATCTTCTCTAGAGTTTGCCTCATAGTGTAGTTTTCATATATATATGCAACTTCACTCTTAGGTGTTAGAAAAAATAATATATTCACTATACTGCACCTCCAATAAGTAAACATTAATTAATTTATATACAAAAGTATTATATTCTTCTTTCTCTCAACTATAATTTTAACATATTTTTATATATATTTTAATTTAAAATATGTTAAAATTATTTTTTTTATTTAAATTATCTTTTATGGGTATATATTAAATAAAAATTATTTATGTTTTAAATTTGGAGGTATAACAATGAAATTTGATTATAATATAGAAGTTAATAGTTTTTTAAATAAAATATATGAACACAAGGTATATGAAATAGCATATGAAAATAATTTATACAATATAGATGCTAAAGTTTTAAAAGATAGATTTGATTTATTAAAAAACACAAAAATATATTTAGGAAGCGATATGCATGAATTTATAGTAAATTTAATTCCTAAAGATAAAGATGGATACTACTTTAGATGTGAAATAGCTAACTATCACAACTACTCTGTTCCTAGAATTTATGACTATAAAGGAGAGCCTATAAAAAATACTAATTACAATAGATATGGTGTACAACTTTGGGAATCTCATATGAATGAATTACTTATAGAAGATATTGAAAGTAAATTTAATCAAGCTGATTTTATTTATTTTATAGATAATAATTTATTAAGCATTGTTGATAAAATAAATGACTATATTAAATCTCGTAGAGATAAAGAAAAGATAGTTATAAAATTTGAAGATAAGAATGAAATATTAGATATAGTGAAATCCCTAATATTAAATGGAAGTCTTGATTTATCTTATGCTGAATTTTTAATTGATATGGACAAATTAAGAGATGAAATGATTAAGTTTAGTACTCCTTTTCATATGTACAATGAATTTGATAAATTAGAAGATGATACTCTTTATTGTTTAGATAATTTCTGTAAATACAATTCTTTAGATTTATTTGATGCTTTGATTAATGAAAAAGGATTTAAATTTATAAATGGAGTTGGACTTGTAAAAGAATAAGTTAATAGTGAAATTAAAAACGCCGCTTAATTGCGGCGGGTGTTTCACATACTACTAGACTTACTAATATATATATGAAATTAATTATAATTTAACTACGTTAGCAGCTTGAGGACCTTTAGCACCTTCAACTATTTCGAATTGAACGTTTTGTCCTTCTTCTAAAGACTTGTATCCATCAGCAGCTATAGCTGAGAAATGTACGAAAACATCTCCTTCACCTTCTACAGATATGAATCCAAATCCTTTTTCATTATTAAACCATTTAACTACACCAGTTTTCATTTAATAGATCCTCCTAAAAACACACAAAAATTATTTAGCTACAAATGTTTGCAACTTTATTATTACTTTAACATATATACATATCATTGTCAAATGTTATTAAGTTTATACACATCAACTTATAGATTCTAGTTTCTAGTAATGTACCTTAATTAAATGAAATCTTATAGCCTTATCACTCCACCCTAAATCCCATGGTACTAGTAATCTATCTGTATTGTGACAAGTTACTAAAGGATATCCTTTTGAGTCAAGTCCTGTTACAGTTGATACGTGAGTTATTCTGCCTCCTTTTTCATATGCCACAAAATCCCCAGGTCTTAAATTATAGGCTTCTTTATAAATATCTTCATAACTTCCTTTTGCTATTAAACTTCCTCTACCACTATATACTATATAATTTTTAAAAGCTTGTGCATTTACCCATGCCTTAGTTCCTGCACCATCTGCGTAATTCCATGTATCATTTTTTTTGAATCTCCCACTTTCAAACATTATTTGAGATGCAAAGTTTGCGCAGTCTCCACCTTCTGGATTATAATCTCTGTAATTTGAGTTGAATTTTAAACCATTTTCTTCATCAGCAGCTGCTCCACAATATTTATGTGCATATTCTATGGCTTTTATTTGCTCTTGCTTTAAATCTAATATTGTAGGCTTTTGCATACTTATATAATTTTTTATGTCTTCAGATTTTATATTATCTAAGTTTAAAGAATCAGCAAATGGATCTGTATACCATTCTTTAGTTATTATATATTGATCATCTATTATTTTGACATTTATATAATGATAAGTTCCTATTCTACACATATTTATAATATCTGGTTCTTTATCATATGAATACTTATACTCTGTTGAAACTGTACATATAATGCCGTATAAACCTTCTTCCTTTTCTTTTACTTTTTTGATTTTCACTTTTGCTTTTATATCATTAAACTTAACTCCTTGTTTACTAGACCAATTTTCTAGGTATTTCATCTTTTTTACTTCATGTTCCCATGCCCATAAACCAAACTTTTTATCTACCTCATATAATTCTTTTAGCCCTTCTTCATTTTTATCAAGTATTGCTTTATTTCTATGATCAAATAGTTCTTCAAGAAGAAGCTTGTATTTATTATTTTCGCCATCTTCTATTTTACTTACTTCGGTAGAGTTTGATTTTATTATTAATTCACCTTCTTTTATATATGAATATAATCCAATAGCTATCGTTAATGATAATGATATAATTATAATTTTAGCATACTTATTTTTAATATTAAGTTTTATCAATGTCAGACCTCCTAAAAGCAATTTATGTATTCTCTTGATTTATATTATTATATCCAAACATATTAAAAATAATTTTAATTTATTTAAAGCTTTTACTCTCTCAAATCTTTGTAATATATATTTAAATAAATTGTAACCATACATTTTATTTTTTGTAATTATATATTTGTTTTTGAATTTTTTAGTAGTAATATATTTATATAAATATTTTTATAGGGAGGTGCTATTTTGAAGAAAATAGCTGCTATTCATGATTTATCAGGTATAGGTAGATGTTCTTTAACTGCTGCAATACCTATATTATCTGCATTAAAAACTCAATGTTGTCCTTTTCCTACAGCAATTTTATCTAGTCAAACAGGCTATCCTAAATATAGTTTTTTAGATTTTACTGATCACATGAGAGAATACTCTAATGTTTGGTCTGAGCTTAATATTAATTTTGATTATATCTATAGTGGTTTTTTAGGTTCTAAAGACCAAGTAGATATAGTGATTGACTTTATAAAGAAAAATAATAATTCTTTTGTAATAGTGGATCCTGTAATGGGAGACAATGGAAATATGTATTCTATATTTGATAACGATATGTGTAAAAAAATTAAAAATTTAGTAAAGATATCTAATCTTACGACTCCAAATATAACTGAAGCATGTCTATTAACCAATAGAAGTATTTCTGATATTGGTGATTTGACTAAAAAAGATATTATTAATATGGCCAAAGAAATTTCTGAATTAGGCCCTGAAAATGTAATTATAACTGGAGTAGTTCAGGATGGTTATATACTAAATATTGGATATGATAAAATCAGTGATAATTGTTTTATTACTTCATTTGAATATAATAATTTATCTTATAGTGGCACTGGTGATATATTCACATCTATTATATGTGGCTTAATAGCAAATGGTCATGATTTAGAATTTGCTATTAATAAATCTAGTTATTTTGTTCATAAAGTAGTAAACTATACATCCAAATTTGACACTGATAGAAATGATGGTATTATGTTTGAATACTTTTTAAATGAATTAACTCGCTTATAATGTAAATTATATTCCTTTTAAATATGTAGTATATATTATCTTCTTAAATTATAAAATGTAATATAGTATTTTTTATAAATGGAGGTATATATGGATATAAATAAAAAAGCACTTGAACTTGCTAATTCGATTAAATCTAGTGATGAATTTAAACTTATGAAGAAATCTAAATCCCAACTTGATAAAAATAAAAATTTAAAAAGACAACTTGATAATTATATAGATAAAAAAAATAAGCTTTACTCTAATAATAGAATAGAAGATGCATCAAGTAAATTAGTAGAACTTAACAAGGAATATCAAGAATTTTTTAATTTACCTCTAGTTTCTAGCTATATGAAATCTACTAGAGATTTTAATAATCTCATGGAAAAAGTATATAAGTCTATAGAAAAAGAATTATTAAAATAAGTATAATTTTCTTTAAGAATAAATAAAGAATGCCTGCAGGCATTCTTTATTTATTCTTAGTATTTTAATATCTTGGCCATCCCATATTTTTCATCATATTTTTCATATTCATATAATAGTGCATCCACATATCATTTGCGTCTTGACAATGATTAGAGCAAGCATTCATATAAGGCATTCCGACCATTGGATATTCATCTGCCATATCCCCTATATAGTGCATATTACACATATCATACATAGGGCTTACATAAGTTGCACAATCACAATCTATATACACATCTTCTTTGCAATGTGGCTTACAATATTCTGGCTTTAGACCTATATCACAATATTTCTCTTTATTTTTTTTGCAATATGATTTACTTTCTTTAGTATCGCATGTACAATATTTTTTGTGATCACAATCTATATATTTTTTCATATCCATTTCACACTTATCTAACTTGCTACTACATTTTTTTATCATTTCTTCACATTTTTTAGATTTATGTCCATATTCTTTTATTTTATCTTCTGCAGATTTATAACATTCTAATGCTTTTTCATCAAATTTTAAAGCTTTAGCATATAAACACTTAGCTTTTTCACTGAATTCTTGTGCTCTGTCTCTTAAATCATTTGCTTTTTCACACTTACATCTAGCTTCATTCTCTATTTCTTCAGCTTCTTTATGCAAGCATTTAGCCTTTTCACAAAGTTCTCTAGCTTTTTCCATTAATTCTTTGGCTTTACATTCTGCTGCTCTAGATTCATTCTCGTTGCATTGTGCTTTTTCTCTTAAATCATTAGCTTTTGCTGCTAATACATTTGATGATTTTTCACACTCTCTAGCTTTTTCCATTAACTCCTTAGCTTTACATTCACAGCGTGATGCTTCATCAAATAAATCTTCTGCTTTTTGTGCTAGTTCTAAGCACTTATCTACACATGTAATCTCAAAATGCTCATCACATTTGCAATCGTCCATAAAATCACATTTACTCTCATGATCACAATCTATATATTTTTTTGAAGGTTTTTTGCAACAAACATTTGATTTGTGTGAGTTACATGATTTACATGATTTTACTTTGTCATTGCATACATTGAAATTGTCACACTTAGGTTGACATCCACACCCTTGGCTTTTCTTTTTCTTCATAATACGTCAAAACCCCTTTTGCTGTAATATTCAACTCGCATAATAAACTTATGCTGTCTAATATAATTATATGAAAATCTTAAAATCTGGTTACTAGTTCTTTTAATAATATTATTAAAGTAAATAATCCTAAAATCATAAATATTTTTAATATATCAGTTTTAGATTATATTTTTTTATCATTTACACATCCTATTTATATATTAAAATTTAATTAATTTTTAATATATAAATTATATCTTGATGGGAGTGACACCATGGATAAAGATAATCAATTATTAAAAGGTATTTTAATAGGTTCTACTACATTAGCTGCTTTGAGTGTAATTAGTCCTTCAATTAGAAAAATAACAACTTCAACAGTTAAAGCAACTTGCAAGCAACAAATGAAGCTTCTCGCTGGTATAGGTGTATTATCTATAGCTAACTATATATCAAATCTTGATGATGATATATATACAATAGATGATATATAATTTATATGATAATTGTTTTTACTTTATATTTCTTTGAAATACATATAGAAATATAAAGTAAATTAAAAACAAAATAATCATAAAAACATAAAAAAGTCAGTATTAGAAATACTTCTAATACTGACTTTTAATCTAATGATATTAACTTACCATCATAATATAATTGTACCTCTTTTATCCAATCGCCTTTATAATCTTCTTGAATTATATTTTTTACAATTGTATTTATTGTGTACTCTTTTGTTGTTTCATTTAGATAATCTTTCTTCCAAGATACTCTACTCTCTGAATCAGTCTTTGGTTCTATCAATTCAATCCTTACTTTACTATTACCAGGATAAAGCTTAACTTTCATTGGTAAACTATTAAAGCACTCTTTAGATAATACCTTTATAATACTTTCTATCTTTTCTTGAAGTGTACTATCTTTTTTAACTTCTATATACTTAACCTCTTTAGGATCATCTTTAAGTATATGTATAGGTATGTTAATGCTATCTGAATTTTGCTTAATTTTATCCGATTCCTTTAGTGTTGCTTCACTTTGAGATATTTCACTTTCTACTGCAGAAGATGGTTTAACTTCTACTTTATTATCATCATTTACGCTTTTATCACTACATCCTATAACTAAAAATGAAGTAAAAGCTGTTATAAAACTTAATGCTAATTTATTCATAAGTATACCTCTTCTTTTTATATTTATAAATATTATAACATAGTATACTTTATATTTTTAGCATTTTTTATTGGAGTTAATTGATTATTCTATATTTTTTGGCTATAATTTCATTTATTTAATGTAAATTTATATTATCCGCTTTTACATTTATAATATATTTCTCTTCATTATTTAAATTTTCTTTGTTTAAAGTTCCCTTTAACTCTTTTAAATTTTCATCATTTCTATAATGCTCATCAATAAGCATATTACTTGCATTTATACCTGATATAGACTTCATATCTACACTAAAATTATAATTTTTACTTGGTATGTTTATATAAACGCTTGAATTGTATGCATTTATATTTAATTCTTTAGCTATTG
Encoded here:
- the glpK gene encoding glycerol kinase GlpK, which produces MEKKYIISLDQGTTSSRAILFDENGEIVSKSQKEFTQIYKQSGWVEHDPMEIWGTQSGVMREVIETKGIRPEEIAAIGITNQRETTIVWDKNTGKPIYNAIVWQCRRTSDICKELKDKGLEEIIKDKTGLLIDAYFSATKVKWILDNVEGARKKANNGELLFGTVDTWLIWNLTRGKVHATDYSNASRTMMYNIKELKWDEDILKELDIPKSMLPNVYPSSYVYGHTDSMMMAGAEIPISGCAGDQQAALFGQTCFEKGSAKNTYGTGCFLLMNIGEEIVKSRNGLITTIAWGIDNKITYALEGSIFMGGASIQWLRDELRMIKEAKDSESYASKVDDTNGVYVVPAFTGLGAPYWDMYARGTIVGLSRGAKKEHIIRATLESIAYQTKDVLNAMEQDSNINLKFLKVDGGASSNNFLMQFQSDILDVNIDRPKVIETTALGAAYLAGLSVGFYKSKNDIKVKWGVDKEFTPKMDKCKKEKLYKTWKKAVKRAMEWEEEEE
- a CDS encoding TIGR03905 family TSCPD domain-containing protein is translated as MYRYYTKGVCSKSILMDIEGNILKDVVFEGGCSGNTIGIKHLVEGKDIDDIIKNLEDIPCKNRGTSCPDQLAKALKIYKKYVYNK
- a CDS encoding peptidylprolyl isomerase; its protein translation is MERKVLATIGEKEITNYDVESALQSLEPYQAMHFNSEQGKKQLLDDLVNQELFYMEAKENELHNDEEFKKELQRVQENMLKQYAINKVLTSISLTEEEKKAFFDANKDKFHKPETATAKHILVETEEQANDLLNKIKANEVSFEDAASEHSTCPSKEAGGNLGSFPRGQMVPEFEEAVFNMEKGEVAGPVKTQFGYHLIKLEDLNKGGESEYEEVKNEIERTLMYQKQTEVYSKKLNDLRSKYGNMIKLND
- a CDS encoding CBS domain-containing protein — protein: MNILFFLTPKSEVAYIYENYTMRQTLEKMEYHRYSSIPIINDEGKYVGTITEGDLLWTLKNKFSLDLKGVEDIPIKEVNRRKDNSPVDVNANIEDLISKSMNQNFVPVIDDQEIFIGIIKRKDIIEYCYNKLKE
- a CDS encoding cold-shock protein yields the protein MKTGVVKWFNNEKGFGFISVEGEGDVFVHFSAIAADGYKSLEEGQNVQFEIVEGAKGPQAANVVKL
- a CDS encoding amidase domain-containing protein, giving the protein MIKLNIKNKYAKIIIISLSLTIAIGLYSYIKEGELIIKSNSTEVSKIEDGENNKYKLLLEELFDHRNKAILDKNEEGLKELYEVDKKFGLWAWEHEVKKMKYLENWSSKQGVKFNDIKAKVKIKKVKEKEEGLYGIICTVSTEYKYSYDKEPDIINMCRIGTYHYINVKIIDDQYIITKEWYTDPFADSLNLDNIKSEDIKNYISMQKPTILDLKQEQIKAIEYAHKYCGAAADEENGLKFNSNYRDYNPEGGDCANFASQIMFESGRFKKNDTWNYADGAGTKAWVNAQAFKNYIVYSGRGSLIAKGSYEDIYKEAYNLRPGDFVAYEKGGRITHVSTVTGLDSKGYPLVTCHNTDRLLVPWDLGWSDKAIRFHLIKVHY
- a CDS encoding pyridoxamine kinase, producing the protein MKKIAAIHDLSGIGRCSLTAAIPILSALKTQCCPFPTAILSSQTGYPKYSFLDFTDHMREYSNVWSELNINFDYIYSGFLGSKDQVDIVIDFIKKNNNSFVIVDPVMGDNGNMYSIFDNDMCKKIKNLVKISNLTTPNITEACLLTNRSISDIGDLTKKDIINMAKEISELGPENVIITGVVQDGYILNIGYDKISDNCFITSFEYNNLSYSGTGDIFTSIICGLIANGHDLEFAINKSSYFVHKVVNYTSKFDTDRNDGIMFEYFLNELTRL
- a CDS encoding YlbF family regulator, whose protein sequence is MDINKKALELANSIKSSDEFKLMKKSKSQLDKNKNLKRQLDNYIDKKNKLYSNNRIEDASSKLVELNKEYQEFFNLPLVSSYMKSTRDFNNLMEKVYKSIEKELLK